The Humulus lupulus chromosome 4, drHumLupu1.1, whole genome shotgun sequence genome has a window encoding:
- the LOC133830716 gene encoding transcription termination factor MTERF15, mitochondrial produces MATARLTRSVSFSLLRKQPSILPNQNSQSFSTIPIQSDARLTEQSHYRNQISIANLLHRYGFPSSLLHSFLSKNNRFLLQMNLKDMEKSIGILFTFQIPQNELVSLVCECPGVLDCQFLNKWEMGFSQLGLSRVSPSMVRSVLEHSSKYHIDPNGFHKTLVVLRGMGFNDGTLSRVLEGFPGVTLMNDSKIRRRVGFLMDGIPISAEGVDWILHSFPEVLGFGVEDRLKPLVSEFKALGFSNDLISKEISRDPRILGMELGELSRCFELLRSLKCRVAIQEKIFSEGEFRAGFEVKLRVDYFCRQGLTRREAFELLWKEPRSIVYKMEDIEKKVDFLVHRMKFNIHCLLEVPEYVGVNFDKQIVPRFSVIEYLRSKDGLGSPVGLRALIKPSRLKFYNLYVKPYPECLKFFGRYSGDVEVKSRQPVGLWKIFKPQSKPASKEDVKNMKLFME; encoded by the coding sequence ATGGCCACGGCAAGGCTAACGAGAAGCGTCTCTTTTAGTCTTCTTCGGAAACAGCCGTCAATTTTGCCGAACCAAAATTCTCAATCATTCTCAACAATCCCAATCCAGAGTGATGCCAGGTTAACTGAACAATCCCACTACAGGAATCAAATCTCCATTGCTAATCTGCTTCATAGGTATGGCTTCCCGTCTTCTCTGCTCCACAGTTTCCTCTCAAAGAACAATCGCTTTTTACTGCAGATGAATTTAAAGGACATGGAAAAGTCTATCGGTATTCTTTTCACCTTTCAAATTCCCCAAAATGAACTTGTATCTTTGGTTTGTGAATGCCCTGGGGTTTTGGATTGCCAGTTTCTCAATAAATGGGAAATGGGTTTTTCACAGTTGGGGCTTTCGAGGGTTTCTCCATCGATGGTTAGGAGTGTTTTAGAGCATTCTAGTAAGTATCACATAGACCCAAACGGTTTTCATAAAACCCTTGTTGTTTTGAGGGGTATGGGGTTTAACGATGGTACTTTGAGTAGGGTTTTAGAGGGTTTTCCTGGGGTGACTTTGATGAACGACAGTAAAATTCGAAGGAGAGTCGGATTCTTGATGGATGGTATTCCAATTTCGGCAGAAGGAGTTGATTGGATTCTGCATTCTTTCCCGGAGGTACTGGGGTTTGGGGTTGAAGATAGGTTGAAGCCATTGGTTTCTGAGTTTAAAGCGTTGGGGTTTAGCAATGATTTGATAAGCAAAGAAATTAGTAGAGACCCGAGAATTCTTGGCATGGAATTAGGCGAACTTTCGCGGTGCTTTGAATTATTGAGGAGTTTGAAATGTCGAGTGGCAATCCAGGAGAAGATCTTTAGTGAGGGTGAATTTAGAGCAGGCTTTGAAGTGAAGTTGAGAGTTGACTACTTTTGCAGGCAAGGGTTGACTCGCAGAGAGGCCTTTGAGCTATTATGGAAGGAGCCAAGGTCAATTGTGTACAAGATGGAAGATATAGAAAAGAAAGTAGATTTTTTAGTGCATAGAATGAAATTCAACATTCATTGCTTGCTTGAAGTTCCAGAGTATGTTGGTGTGAATTTTGATAAGCAGATAGTTCCTCGGTTCAGTGTAATAGAGTATTTGAGATCAAAAGATGGGCTTGGTTCTCCAGTTGGTTTAAGAGCTCTGATCAAGCCTAGTAGACTGAAGTTCTATAACCTTTACGTCAAGCCGTATCCAGAGTGTCTAAAGTTTTTTGGGAGATATTCCGGAGATGTTGAAGTCAAAAGCCGACAACCAGTTGGATTATGGAAGATTTTTAAACCACAAAGCAAACCAGCATCCAAAGAAGATGTGAAAAACATGAAATTGTTCATGGAATAG